A region from the Lysobacter antibioticus genome encodes:
- a CDS encoding alpha/beta fold hydrolase, translating to MTSSRSFPDYPFQPQRFQVRPGIEMSYLDEGPRDGEVVVMLHGNPSWSYYWRKLVLALRDPSSGKAYRCIVPDHVGMGLSDKPSDDPAVQPHYAYTLQSRVDDVERLLQHLGVTGPMTLAVHDWGGGIGFGWGLKHSEQIKRLVITNTGAFPLPAAKPLPKRLRLGRDSAIGTGLIRGFNAFAGGAARMGVVKPMPAEVRRAYLAPYDSWANRIATSRFVQDIPLADGDLAWPLVQAMGRKLPEYADRPAFIGWGLRDFVFDHHFLKGFTDALPQAQVHAFDDAGHYVLEDQAEVLVPEIRAFLDRHPLS from the coding sequence ATGACGTCCAGCCGCAGTTTCCCCGACTACCCCTTCCAGCCGCAGCGTTTCCAGGTCCGCCCCGGGATCGAGATGAGCTATCTCGACGAAGGCCCGCGCGATGGCGAGGTCGTGGTGATGCTGCACGGCAATCCGTCGTGGAGCTATTACTGGCGCAAGCTGGTGCTGGCGCTGCGCGATCCGAGTTCCGGCAAGGCCTATCGCTGCATCGTCCCCGACCATGTCGGCATGGGCCTGTCGGACAAGCCCTCCGACGATCCGGCAGTGCAGCCGCATTACGCTTACACCCTGCAGTCGCGCGTCGACGACGTCGAGCGCCTGCTCCAGCATCTCGGCGTGACCGGGCCGATGACCCTGGCCGTGCACGATTGGGGCGGCGGCATCGGCTTCGGCTGGGGGCTCAAGCATTCCGAGCAGATCAAGCGCCTGGTCATCACCAACACCGGCGCGTTCCCGCTGCCGGCCGCCAAGCCGCTGCCCAAGCGCCTGCGCCTGGGCCGCGATTCGGCGATCGGCACCGGCCTGATCCGCGGCTTCAACGCCTTCGCCGGCGGCGCCGCGCGCATGGGCGTGGTCAAGCCGATGCCGGCCGAGGTGCGCCGCGCCTACCTGGCGCCGTACGACTCCTGGGCCAACCGCATCGCCACCTCGCGTTTCGTCCAGGACATTCCGCTCGCCGACGGCGACCTGGCCTGGCCGCTGGTGCAGGCGATGGGCCGCAAGCTGCCCGAGTACGCAGACCGCCCGGCCTTCATCGGCTGGGGGCTGCGCGATTTCGTCTTCGACCATCACTTCCTCAAGGGCTTCACCGACGCGCTGCCGCAGGCGCAGGTGCATGCCTTCGACGATGCCGGCCATTACGTGCTGGAAGATCAGGCCGAAGTGCTGGTGCCGGAAATCCGCGCCTTCCTCGACCGACACCCTTTGAGCTGA
- the oleD gene encoding 2-alkyl-3-oxoalkanoate reductase yields MKILVTGGGGFLGQALCRGLVARGHEVVSFNRGLYPALEPLGVIQLRGDLADRQAVIDAAQGCEAVFHNAAKAGAWGSYESYHQANVVGTENVLAACRAHGIGKLVYTSTPSVTHRATHPVEGGTADTVPYGEGFKAAYATTKTIAEKAVLAANGTDLATVALRPRLIWGVGDNQLLPRLVERARSGRLRFVGDGHNRIDTTYIDNAAQAHFDAFEHLAPGAPCAGRAYFISNGEPRTVRETVNGLLAAVGAPTADKTLPFRAAYAIGAVCELLWTLLPLKGEPPMTRFLAEQLSTTHWYDMAPARRDFGYVPQVGFDEGLARVRAHHAQAGGAASTSA; encoded by the coding sequence ATGAAGATTCTGGTCACCGGCGGCGGCGGTTTTCTCGGACAGGCCCTGTGTCGCGGCCTGGTCGCGCGCGGGCATGAGGTGGTCAGTTTCAATCGCGGCCTGTATCCCGCGCTGGAACCGCTCGGCGTGATCCAGCTGCGCGGCGATCTCGCCGACCGCCAGGCCGTGATCGATGCCGCGCAAGGCTGCGAGGCGGTCTTCCACAACGCCGCCAAGGCCGGCGCCTGGGGCAGTTACGAGAGCTATCACCAGGCCAACGTGGTCGGCACCGAGAACGTGCTCGCAGCCTGCCGCGCCCACGGCATCGGCAAACTCGTCTACACCTCGACGCCGAGCGTGACTCATCGCGCCACCCATCCGGTCGAAGGCGGCACCGCCGACACGGTGCCCTACGGCGAGGGCTTCAAGGCCGCCTACGCGACCACCAAGACCATCGCCGAGAAGGCCGTGCTCGCCGCCAACGGGACGGACCTGGCCACGGTCGCCCTGCGCCCGCGCCTGATCTGGGGCGTCGGCGACAACCAATTGCTGCCGCGTCTGGTCGAACGCGCCCGCAGCGGTCGCCTGCGCTTCGTCGGCGACGGCCACAACCGCATCGACACGACCTATATCGACAACGCCGCGCAGGCGCATTTCGACGCCTTCGAGCATCTCGCCCCGGGCGCGCCCTGCGCCGGCCGCGCCTACTTCATCAGCAACGGCGAACCGCGCACGGTGCGCGAGACGGTCAACGGCCTGCTCGCCGCGGTCGGCGCGCCGACCGCCGACAAGACCCTGCCGTTCCGCGCCGCCTACGCCATCGGCGCGGTCTGCGAGCTGCTGTGGACGCTGCTGCCGCTGAAGGGCGAGCCGCCGATGACGCGTTTCCTCGCCGAGCAGCTGTCGACCACGCACTGGTACGACATGGCGCCGGCCCGGCGCGACTTCGGCTACGTGCCCCAGGTTGGTTTCGACGAGGGCCTGGCGCGGGTGCGCGCCCACCATGCCCAGGCCGGCGGCGCCGCCTCGACATCCGCGTAA
- the ubiB gene encoding ubiquinone biosynthesis regulatory protein kinase UbiB — MRSAVRAWRIGRVLLRYRLDDLLDGTPVERWLKLARPFVPRASDEIAAMSRGARLRLVLQELGPIFVKFGQILSTRRDLVPPDIAIELALLQDRVAPFDGETARKIVEDALERRIGEAFESFDIEPLASASIAQVHAARLPAQDGKPPREVVVKVLRPDIEGKIAGDIALLKALAALVDRAHPSADKIRPRAIVAEIESTLAAELDLQREGANASVLRRFWADSDDMYVPEVIWSHTGERALTLERVYGIPSDDIAALDAAGIDRRALASKGVRVFYTQVFRDNFFHADAHAGNIWVDSDPARRSNPRFIALDFGIMGQLSDEDQYYLAENFMAIFNRDYRRIAELHVQAGWIPPHIRIDELEAATRAVCEPYFTRPLSEISLAEVLVKLFRTAQRYELTLQPQLILLQKTLLNIEGVGRLLDPKLDIWAVARPVLQRILLDRYSPQRLASEFRKRLPELVTRAPEMPRLLHSWLNQQVSGQHELKMRSQDITELNRTIKDAVRRTVAAILGTGLLVVAAVLYGMESGGPRFWSIPASSWIAGLGGLWALLAAWPRSKSSG; from the coding sequence ATGAGGTCGGCGGTGCGTGCCTGGCGCATCGGCCGCGTGCTGCTGCGCTATCGCCTCGACGACCTGCTCGACGGCACCCCGGTCGAACGCTGGCTCAAGCTTGCGCGCCCGTTCGTGCCGCGCGCTTCCGACGAGATCGCGGCGATGTCGCGCGGCGCGCGCCTGCGCCTGGTGTTGCAGGAACTCGGGCCGATCTTCGTCAAGTTCGGGCAGATCCTCTCGACCCGCCGCGACCTGGTGCCGCCCGACATCGCGATCGAGCTGGCCCTGCTGCAGGACCGGGTCGCGCCGTTCGACGGCGAGACCGCACGTAAGATCGTCGAGGACGCGCTCGAGCGCCGCATCGGCGAGGCCTTCGAATCCTTCGATATCGAGCCGCTGGCTTCGGCCTCGATCGCCCAGGTGCATGCGGCGCGGTTGCCGGCGCAGGACGGCAAGCCGCCGCGCGAAGTCGTAGTCAAGGTGCTGCGTCCCGATATCGAGGGCAAGATCGCCGGCGACATCGCCTTGCTCAAGGCGCTCGCCGCCCTGGTCGACCGCGCCCATCCCAGCGCCGACAAGATCCGCCCGCGCGCCATCGTCGCCGAGATCGAGAGCACGCTCGCCGCCGAGCTGGACCTGCAGCGCGAAGGCGCCAACGCCAGCGTGTTGCGCCGTTTCTGGGCCGACAGCGACGACATGTACGTGCCGGAAGTGATCTGGTCGCACACCGGCGAGCGCGCGCTGACCCTGGAGCGCGTGTACGGCATTCCATCCGACGACATCGCCGCGCTCGACGCCGCGGGCATCGACCGGCGTGCGCTCGCCTCCAAGGGCGTGCGGGTGTTCTACACCCAGGTGTTCCGCGACAATTTCTTCCACGCCGATGCCCACGCCGGCAACATCTGGGTCGACAGCGACCCGGCGCGGCGCAGCAACCCGCGCTTCATCGCCCTGGACTTCGGCATCATGGGCCAGCTGTCGGACGAGGATCAGTACTACCTCGCCGAGAACTTCATGGCGATCTTCAACCGCGACTACCGCCGCATCGCCGAACTGCACGTGCAGGCCGGCTGGATTCCGCCGCACATCCGCATCGACGAGCTCGAAGCGGCGACGCGCGCGGTGTGCGAGCCGTACTTCACTCGTCCGCTCAGCGAGATCTCGCTGGCCGAGGTGCTGGTCAAACTGTTCCGCACCGCGCAGCGTTACGAGCTGACCCTGCAGCCGCAGCTGATCCTGTTGCAGAAGACCCTGCTCAACATCGAAGGCGTGGGCCGTCTGCTCGACCCCAAGCTCGACATCTGGGCGGTGGCGCGGCCGGTGCTGCAGCGCATCCTGCTGGACCGCTACAGCCCGCAGCGGCTGGCGAGCGAGTTCCGCAAGCGTCTGCCCGAGCTGGTCACGCGGGCGCCGGAGATGCCGCGCCTGCTGCACAGCTGGTTGAACCAGCAAGTGTCGGGCCAGCACGAGTTGAAGATGCGCTCGCAGGACATCACCGAGCTCAACCGCACGATCAAGGACGCGGTGCGGCGTACGGTCGCGGCGATCCTCGGCACCGGCCTGTTGGTGGTCGCGGCGGTGTTGTACGGCATGGAATCGGGCGGGCCGAGGTTCTGGTCGATCCCGGCCTCGTCGTGGATCGCCGGGCTCGGCGGCCTGTGGGCGTTGCTGGCGGCGTGGCCGCGGAGCAAGAGCTCGGGTTGA
- the oleC gene encoding olefin beta-lactone synthetase gives MTTPTSAPVIEAGVIEAGAAAASRNDTCNIAAALPACAAQSPERVAMRCPGTRRSDGLASYDVELTYGELDRRSDAIAAGLAKRGIVRGTRTAVMVRPSPEFFLLMFALFKAGAVPVLIDPGIDKRALRQCLDEAEPEAFIGIPLAHIARVVLGWAKSARIRITTGRRAFLADDTLARVERDGAGAPSQLADTRPDEVAAIVFTSGSTGVPKGVVFRHRHFVAQIEMMGEAFGIAPGGVDLPTFPPFALFDPALGLTSVIPDMDPTRPAQADPVKLIDAIHRFGVDQLFGSPALMAVLAKHGQALPGVKRVTSAGAPVPPETVAALRELLPRDAQFWTPYGATECLPVAVIEGRELQSTRAATEQGAGTCVGRAVERNEVRIIRIDDAAIEQWSDDLVLPAGVVGEITVAGPTATDSYFRRDAATRVAKIREVRGELDRIVHRMGDLGYLDGEGRLWFCGRKTHRVETASGPLYTEQVEPVFNTHPKVRRTALVGTGAFGAQVPLLWVELHEPRTAPAECERIAEELRTIGAQHAHTAGIERIRFHPGFPVDIRHNAKIGREKLAAQAARG, from the coding sequence ATGACGACCCCGACGTCAGCACCCGTCATCGAAGCCGGCGTCATCGAAGCCGGCGCCGCCGCTGCGAGCCGCAACGACACCTGCAACATCGCCGCCGCGCTGCCGGCCTGCGCCGCGCAATCGCCCGAGCGGGTGGCGATGCGTTGCCCGGGCACGCGCCGCAGCGACGGCCTGGCGAGTTACGACGTCGAGCTGACCTACGGCGAACTCGACCGCCGCAGCGATGCGATCGCCGCCGGCCTGGCCAAGCGCGGCATCGTGCGCGGCACCCGCACCGCGGTGATGGTGCGGCCGTCGCCGGAGTTTTTCCTGCTGATGTTCGCCCTGTTCAAGGCCGGCGCGGTGCCGGTGCTGATCGACCCGGGCATCGACAAGCGCGCCTTGCGGCAATGCCTGGACGAGGCCGAGCCGGAGGCCTTCATCGGCATTCCGCTGGCCCACATCGCCCGCGTCGTGCTCGGTTGGGCGAAGTCGGCGCGCATCCGCATCACCACCGGCCGGCGCGCTTTCCTTGCCGACGACACCTTGGCGCGGGTCGAACGCGACGGTGCCGGTGCGCCCTCGCAACTCGCCGACACCCGCCCCGACGAAGTCGCCGCGATCGTGTTCACCAGCGGCTCGACCGGCGTGCCGAAGGGCGTGGTGTTCCGCCATCGCCATTTCGTCGCCCAGATCGAAATGATGGGCGAGGCCTTCGGCATCGCCCCCGGCGGCGTCGACCTGCCGACCTTCCCGCCGTTCGCCTTGTTCGATCCCGCGTTGGGCCTGACCTCGGTGATCCCCGACATGGACCCGACCCGGCCGGCGCAGGCCGACCCGGTCAAGCTGATCGACGCCATCCACCGTTTCGGCGTCGACCAGTTGTTCGGCTCGCCTGCACTGATGGCGGTGTTGGCCAAGCACGGCCAGGCCTTGCCGGGGGTCAAGCGGGTCACTTCGGCCGGTGCGCCGGTGCCGCCGGAAACGGTGGCGGCGCTGCGCGAGTTGTTGCCGCGCGACGCCCAGTTTTGGACTCCCTACGGCGCCACCGAGTGTCTGCCGGTGGCGGTGATCGAAGGCCGCGAACTGCAGTCCACCCGCGCGGCCACCGAGCAGGGCGCCGGCACCTGCGTGGGTCGCGCGGTCGAGCGCAACGAGGTGCGGATCATCCGCATCGACGATGCCGCGATCGAACAATGGTCGGACGATCTGGTGCTGCCGGCCGGCGTGGTTGGCGAGATCACCGTGGCCGGCCCGACCGCGACCGACAGCTATTTCCGTCGCGATGCCGCCACCCGTGTGGCGAAGATCCGCGAAGTGCGCGGCGAGCTCGACCGCATCGTCCACCGCATGGGCGACCTCGGTTATCTCGACGGCGAAGGCCGGCTGTGGTTCTGCGGCCGCAAGACCCATCGCGTCGAAACCGCGAGCGGCCCGCTGTACACCGAACAGGTCGAGCCGGTGTTCAACACCCATCCGAAGGTGCGCCGCACCGCCTTGGTCGGCACCGGCGCATTCGGTGCGCAGGTGCCGTTGCTGTGGGTGGAGCTGCACGAACCGCGCACCGCGCCCGCCGAGTGCGAGCGCATCGCCGAAGAACTGCGCACGATCGGCGCCCAGCACGCGCATACCGCCGGTATCGAACGGATCCGTTTCCATCCCGGCTTTCCGGTCGACATCCGCCATAACGCCAAGATCGGCCGCGAGAAGCTCGCTGCGCAGGCCGCGCGGGGCTGA
- a CDS encoding ubiquinone biosynthesis accessory factor UbiJ, translated as MTDTASPLDALKPMAGRALEAALNRALALDPDTREALRPLDGRSVALHLASPPLALRIVVAGERLEVGPVRDSDEPDLSVRSTLGAILSQLPNLLGGARNEHAAPVGKLRIEGDADLARRLQRLAERFDPDWQQPFTAVFGDVIGVQVANTLAGALRHARDAAGALASNAAEYVTEESRDVVPRDELNAFHDDVDTLRDDVERAAARVARLRDRAGRGA; from the coding sequence ATGACCGACACCGCCTCGCCCCTGGACGCGCTCAAGCCGATGGCCGGCCGCGCGCTCGAAGCCGCGTTGAACCGCGCGCTCGCGCTCGATCCCGACACCCGCGAAGCCCTGCGCCCGCTGGATGGCCGCAGCGTCGCCCTGCACCTGGCGTCGCCGCCGCTGGCCTTGCGCATCGTGGTGGCCGGCGAGCGCCTCGAAGTCGGGCCGGTGCGCGACAGCGACGAGCCCGACCTGTCGGTGCGCAGCACCCTCGGCGCGATCCTGTCGCAGTTGCCGAACCTGCTCGGCGGCGCGCGCAACGAACACGCCGCGCCGGTCGGCAAGCTGCGCATCGAGGGCGACGCCGATCTGGCGCGGCGCCTGCAGCGCCTGGCCGAACGCTTCGATCCGGACTGGCAGCAACCCTTCACCGCGGTGTTCGGCGATGTGATCGGGGTGCAGGTCGCCAACACCCTCGCCGGCGCCCTGCGCCATGCCCGCGACGCCGCCGGCGCGCTGGCGAGCAACGCCGCCGAATACGTCACCGAGGAATCGCGCGACGTGGTTCCGCGCGACGAACTCAACGCCTTCCACGACGACGTCGACACCTTGCGCGACGACGTCGAGCGCGCGGCCGCACGCGTGGCGCGCTTGCGCGACCGCGCGGGACGCGGCGCATGA